A section of the Desulfobacterales bacterium genome encodes:
- a CDS encoding ATP-binding protein, with protein sequence MNPCEFILPRQVRSPASIHLSIYNSAMPLDDLIRQARLAVQDRTVDPPTARVEDGLAPLAALLNELVLEIRALRRKKEAAGAGVSGEETTTGPSPEKEQLSVTLRSIAEGVIITDIKGGIILMNRVAEQLTGWTEKEARGKPANEIFWLVNEKQRDATLDPANRIFASGRIIKLTEPLLLINRTGTERLISVIGAPIISRHNEMTGVVLVFRDITKEKKQETELLQTREIRSLGILAGGIAHDFNNLLTGILGNVNLAKMYSEPDGKAASRLEQAEKACLRAQALARQLLTFSRSGAPIRKIVPVAELVRASVLSVPGGATVRYEFQLPEDLWPVKIDASQISQMITSLVTNGVQAMPGGGVLTVRAENLIAGNHAALLPLRQGQPYVAITIIDTGTGIAPENLGRIFSPTFTTRQTGSGLGLAISYAIIKKHGGSLAVDSKPGRGSSFTCYLPAVPQAREAIREAKTENGTIM encoded by the coding sequence ATGAACCCATGTGAGTTCATCCTCCCCAGGCAGGTCCGGTCGCCGGCTTCAATTCACCTTTCCATCTACAACAGCGCCATGCCCCTGGATGATCTGATCCGACAAGCACGTCTGGCTGTACAAGACAGGACCGTTGACCCGCCGACCGCAAGGGTCGAGGACGGGCTTGCCCCCCTTGCCGCATTGCTCAACGAACTGGTCCTGGAGATCAGGGCCTTGCGGCGGAAAAAGGAGGCTGCCGGGGCCGGTGTCAGCGGTGAGGAAACAACAACCGGACCATCCCCGGAAAAAGAACAGTTGTCCGTGACCCTGCGCTCCATTGCCGAAGGGGTGATCATCACCGACATCAAGGGCGGAATCATTCTCATGAACCGGGTCGCCGAGCAACTTACCGGCTGGACCGAGAAAGAGGCGAGAGGTAAACCGGCCAACGAGATCTTCTGGCTGGTCAACGAAAAACAACGGGATGCGACCCTTGACCCGGCCAACCGGATTTTCGCCAGCGGCCGCATAATCAAGCTGACCGAACCATTGCTCCTGATCAACAGAACCGGAACCGAGCGGTTGATCTCGGTGATCGGCGCGCCGATCATCAGCAGGCACAATGAGATGACAGGGGTTGTCCTGGTCTTCCGGGACATCACTAAAGAGAAAAAACAGGAAACAGAACTGCTCCAGACCCGGGAAATCCGGTCACTGGGAATCCTGGCCGGCGGTATTGCCCATGACTTCAACAACCTGCTCACCGGAATTCTCGGCAACGTCAACCTGGCCAAGATGTACTCTGAACCGGACGGCAAGGCGGCAAGCCGTCTGGAGCAGGCGGAAAAGGCCTGCCTGCGGGCCCAGGCCCTTGCCCGGCAACTGCTGACCTTCTCCCGGAGCGGCGCCCCGATCAGAAAAATTGTTCCGGTTGCCGAGCTGGTCCGCGCAAGCGTCCTCTCTGTCCCGGGCGGTGCCACGGTCCGTTATGAGTTTCAGCTCCCCGAAGACCTCTGGCCGGTCAAAATCGATGCCAGCCAGATCAGCCAGATGATCACCTCCCTGGTGACAAACGGTGTGCAGGCCATGCCCGGGGGGGGCGTCCTCACCGTCCGCGCGGAAAACCTGATCGCCGGCAACCATGCCGCCCTGCTGCCGCTCAGGCAGGGACAACCCTATGTTGCCATCACCATTATTGACACCGGCACCGGCATTGCCCCGGAAAATCTGGGCCGGATATTTTCCCCCACCTTCACCACCAGGCAGACAGGCAGCGGCCTTGGCCTGGCCATAAGCTATGCGATCATCAAAAAACACGGGGGCTCTCTGGCCGTGGACTCGAAACCCGGCCGGGGCAGTTCCTTTACCTGTTACCTGCCGGCGGTGCCGCAGGCCCGGGAGGCGATCCGCGAGGCAAAAACAGAGAACGGAACCATAATGTAA
- a CDS encoding YchF family ATPase, with protein MKLGIIGLPGSGKTTIFEAVTGIVPEENMPRTEDRVGTIRVPDARIDRLSEIYNPRKTIHARIEYLLPRAAIYAQGQKKDESLWTGVRTCDALIHVVRNFDDLGGETPDPARDFANLDQEMMFADLLVVEKRLERLAADARRGRKIDIKEEQLLQQCRESLEQDIPLRRNPELAGAPLLKGFTFLSAKPVLVLFNNDDDNAAAPGAAGPVTEEKCITVRGQLERELARMDAEEAREYLREYEISSSVVDRVINLSYQLLGLISFFTVGEDEVRAWTIPKETPAVDAAEAIHSDIKKGFIRAEVLAYDDLIDAGGAYKEARKKGTVRLEGKTYLVRDGDIIEFRFNI; from the coding sequence ATGAAACTAGGCATTATCGGCCTGCCCGGGTCGGGCAAAACGACCATATTCGAAGCGGTCACCGGAATAGTCCCGGAAGAAAACATGCCCCGGACCGAAGACCGGGTCGGCACCATCCGGGTGCCGGATGCCCGGATCGACCGGTTGAGCGAGATTTACAACCCGCGCAAAACCATCCATGCCCGGATCGAATACCTGCTGCCCAGGGCCGCGATCTACGCCCAGGGCCAGAAAAAGGACGAAAGCCTCTGGACCGGGGTCCGGACCTGCGATGCCCTGATCCATGTGGTCCGCAACTTCGATGACCTGGGCGGCGAGACGCCGGACCCGGCCAGGGATTTTGCCAACCTTGACCAGGAAATGATGTTCGCCGACCTGCTGGTGGTGGAAAAACGGCTGGAACGGCTGGCAGCGGACGCCCGGCGGGGTCGTAAAATCGATATTAAGGAGGAACAGCTCCTGCAACAATGCCGGGAATCCCTGGAACAGGACATTCCCCTGCGCCGCAACCCGGAACTGGCCGGGGCGCCGCTGCTCAAGGGATTCACCTTCCTGTCGGCCAAGCCGGTACTGGTCCTGTTCAATAACGACGACGACAATGCGGCCGCCCCCGGTGCGGCGGGACCGGTTACAGAGGAAAAATGCATCACGGTTCGCGGTCAACTGGAGCGCGAACTGGCCCGGATGGATGCGGAAGAGGCCCGGGAGTATCTCCGGGAATATGAGATATCCAGTTCAGTGGTTGACCGGGTTATCAACCTTTCCTACCAGTTGCTCGGTCTGATCTCCTTTTTCACCGTGGGCGAGGATGAGGTCCGGGCCTGGACCATTCCAAAGGAGACCCCGGCCGTGGACGCGGCCGAGGCGATTCACTCGGACATCAAAAAGGGATTCATCCGGGCCGAGGTCCTGGCCTATGACGACCTGATCGATGCAGGAGGCGCCTACAAGGAGGCCCGAAAAAAAGGCACCGTCCGCCTGGAGGGCAAGACCTACCTGGTCCGGGACGGAGATATAATCGAGTTCCGCTTCAATATTTAG
- a CDS encoding zinc-dependent alcohol dehydrogenase family protein: protein MNVPEQMQAMVLEAQGSPLCPRTLPVPEPAPDQVLVRVLACGVCRTDLHIIDNELPGPKLPLIPGHEIIGTVCGTGSAVNSLADGDLVGIPWLGYTCGSCRYCLAGRENLCDRARFTGYTLDGGYAEYTVANEQYCFQLSDSVDPVSWAPLLCAGLIGFRTYRLAGKEIEHLGIYGFGAAAHIITQVALFEKKKVYAFTRPGDLEAQDLALRLGAVWAGDSTQAPPTELDAAMIFAPRGELVPIALAACCKGGRVVCGGIHMSDIPTFPYQLLWQEKMVRSVANLTRGDGVELLALASRIPIRTEVHPFPLNQANQALSRLRQGRITGAAVLVTAHDR from the coding sequence ATGAACGTCCCAGAACAGATGCAGGCCATGGTCCTGGAAGCCCAGGGAAGCCCGTTATGCCCGCGCACCCTGCCGGTCCCGGAGCCTGCTCCGGACCAGGTGCTTGTCCGGGTCCTGGCCTGCGGTGTCTGCCGCACTGATCTGCACATCATTGACAATGAACTCCCAGGGCCCAAACTACCATTAATTCCGGGCCACGAGATCATCGGCACGGTCTGCGGAACCGGCAGCGCGGTCAATTCGCTGGCAGATGGCGACCTGGTGGGCATACCCTGGCTGGGTTATACCTGCGGCAGCTGCCGTTATTGCCTGGCCGGCAGGGAAAACCTCTGCGACCGGGCCCGGTTCACCGGCTACACCCTGGACGGCGGCTATGCCGAGTATACAGTGGCCAATGAACAGTACTGCTTCCAGCTGAGCGACTCCGTCGACCCGGTCAGCTGGGCGCCATTGCTCTGCGCCGGTCTGATCGGCTTTCGCACCTACCGCCTGGCTGGCAAGGAGATCGAGCACCTGGGAATCTACGGATTCGGGGCCGCGGCGCACATCATCACCCAGGTGGCCCTGTTTGAGAAAAAAAAGGTATACGCATTCACCCGGCCAGGGGACCTGGAGGCCCAGGATCTTGCCCTCCGGCTGGGCGCGGTCTGGGCCGGGGACTCGACCCAGGCGCCGCCCACGGAACTGGACGCGGCCATGATCTTTGCGCCCAGGGGCGAACTGGTCCCGATTGCCCTGGCCGCCTGTTGCAAGGGCGGCCGGGTGGTCTGCGGCGGCATCCATATGAGCGATATCCCGACATTCCCCTACCAGCTCCTGTGGCAGGAAAAGATGGTCCGCTCGGTGGCCAATCTTACCCGCGGAGACGGGGTGGAGCTGCTGGCCCTGGCATCCAGGATCCCGATCAGGACCGAGGTGCATCCCTTTCCGCTCAATCAGGCCAACCAGGCCTTGTCACGCCTGCGCCAGGGCCGGATAACCGGGGCCGCGGTCCTGGTGACGGCTCATGACCGGTAA